The genomic DNA AACTACAAACGGGGGCTACTTATGGACACCAAAACAACTGAATCCAATATGAAAATTTTTGCGCTTGATTCCAATCGGCCGCTCGCCGAAAAGGTGGCTGCTCACATCGGAATCCCGCTTGGAAAGGCATCAGTCTCCCATTTTAGTGATGGGGAGATTAAAATCACAATTGATGAAAGTGTCCGTGGGGATGACGTCTACATCATTCAATCAACGTCTGATCCGGTGAACGATAACCTAATGGAGCTCCTGATCATGGTTGACGCTTTACGCCGGGCCAGTGCGGCCACGATTAACGTGGTAATTCCGTATTACGGCTATGCCCGCCAGGATCGCAAGGCCCGTTCGCGGGAACCGATTACAGCTAAATTAGTGGCTGACATGTTGCAAACGGCCGGGATTACCCGGGTGGTGGCTTTAGATTTACATGCGGCCCAGATTCAAGGCTTTTTTGATGTTCCGGTTGATCACCTGATGGGAGCGCCGTTACTCGCGGACTATTTCATTCAAACACACCTGGCTGAGGATGCGGTCGTCGTGTCACCCGATCACGGGGGAGTTTCGCGGGCCCGGGCCTTGGCGGAATTCTTGGGCGCCCCAATTGCAATCATTGATAAACGCCGGCCCAAAGCGAACGTTGCAAAGATTATGAACATCATTGGTGACGTGCAGGGCAAACGGGCCATCATGATTGATGACATGATTGATACCGGCGGTACGATTACGCAAGGCGCACAAGCGTTAATTGATGCAGGAGCGTGCGAAGTGTACGTGTGCTGTACGCATCCGGTCTTGTCCGGCCCCGCTACGGAGCGGTTAGCCGCCGCACCGATCAAGCAAGTGGTGGTAACGGATTCGATTCAACTTCCAGAAGCAAAGAAAATTGCTAAGATTAAGCAGATTTCGGTAGCTCCGCTGGTGGGCGATGCCATCCTGCGGATTGACCAGAATCGACCAGTTAGTCCCTTGTTTAATTCCCGGTTTAACTATGAAACCGATGAAATGAAACATAATTAAAAAAGAGTGGTTTAGCATCGTGCTAAACCACTCTTTTTAACCGCTAATTAATTGGCATTTAAAACGAACTGGTTAATCGCGTAGGCGACCCCATCCTGACTATTGGGTTTCGTAACAAACTGCGCCTGCTCCTTTACGTCGGCGATGGCATTTCCCATCGCCACGCCCGTGTGCGCGTACTTAATCATACTGAGGTCGTTTTCTTGATCGCCGATGGCCATCACGTTGGCAGCCGTCAAGCCTAATTTTTCCGCGAGCTGTTTGACCGCTGGCCCTTTCCCCGCCCTTGCGTTCATGAATTCCAAAAAGACCGGCGTACTCTTCACCACGCTCATTCGCTGTTTCAGCGAGTCGGGCAGGTTATGGTTAGCAAGGTCAATCTGTTCGGGTTCGTCGATAAACATCAGCTTGGCAATCTGAAAGTCCGGGGTAATCTCTTCGGGAGTGCGATAGTGAAGGGTCAGGTTAACTAACTGACTTTCATAGACACTGTACTTGCTGATGTCACGATTAGTGGTATAAATGCCGTCGTTCGTTTCAATCTGAAAATGAACGCCCATTTCGCGCGCCATCATTTCTACTTCCAAGTAGTCTTGGTAGTGGACGTTGGTGGCAAAGATAATCTGGCCAGTGAGATCCTCAGCAATGGCTCCGTTAAAGGCGATGGCGTATTCGTGTTCCCCACTTAACCCAAGGGGTTTGAGGTAGGGACGAATTCCAGCTAACGGGCGTCCGGAACAGAGGACAATCTTAACGCCTTGGGCATGCGCGGCCTTAATCGCCTTAATCGTGGCCGGGGCTAGTTCATTTTGTTCGTTTAAGAGGGTGCCATCAATATCGATGGCAATCAGTTTAATTTCAGTCATTAGTCGACTCCTTTGGATTGATAATCTGATCATTGCGAATGTAACTTTGAAACTGGGTTGCCGTTTCTGCAAATAAGCCCGCGGCTTCCGGTTGAAACATTTCCTTGGGAAAGAAGAACCGGCTGTCACCCATGTCGCGCCCGGTAATGGTTTGAACCAGCAAACTGGCCTTAGAAAGTTCGATTAAACTGCCGTCCCGTTCCATGAGTTCAATTTGCGCGTTGGGATGGGGGTCAGAAGGATCATAGACGTCGTAAGGTTGGTTATAACTATTATCAGTTGCCGTGTAATAGACCGGGTCAAAGCCCACATCCGCAACCAGCTGTTGCAAGTAGGGAAGCAGGGGTTCCATCTGTTGCGTAAACTTAGCGGATTTAAACGGTTTCCGGTCTAAAAAGCGGGTCGCTAGATCGGCAAGAATCCGATCGGGAAAGTCCCGCCAGTTAGCAAAATAGGTGGTTAACACGCCGTCGTCAAGGCGTAGATACTGGGTTAAATCGCGTTGAATGGCAAAGTCCCCAGTTAAAAACGGTCGTAACAGTCCGGGCTGAAAATCAGCGGGAGCGCCCGGATCCTGCGCAATTAACTGGGCGCGTTTTAACAGGTGAGCGAGAATCACTTCCATGGAGCGGGAGGTCTTGTGAAAGTAGACCTGCAGGTACATTTGGTACCGGGAAACAATGTAGTATTCGATGGCGTGGAGCCCACTTTTTTTAAAACAAATCCCATTGTGATAGGGGCGCATAACTTGTAAGATGCGGTCGAGGTCAAAGTTCCCGTACTGGGCCCCCGTAAAGTACGAATCCCGCAACAGGTAGTCCATCCGGTCTGCATCACACTGACTGGAGATCATCTGGACCACCTGTTGGTTGGGATAGGTCTTATTAATTACACTGGCCACCTGGTTGGGAAAGTTCGGCCCCAGTTTGCGGAGGACTTGATTGACCTCCGTCTGCTCAGAGGTGATAATGGCTTGCGTAATGGCTTCGTGGTTAGTTTTAAAGATGTGTTCAAAGGTATGCGAGTAGGTCCCATGACCGATGTCGTGTAACAAGCCGGCACATTCGGCGACGAGTCGTTCGTGATCGTCCCACAGGCCATCATTTGGGGTCTGTGTGGGATAATTTCGTTGAAAATGGTTACAGATGCGTCGGACAATTTCATAGACGCCAAGGGAATGGGCGAAGCGGGTATGCTCTGCGCCAGGGAAGGTCAGCGACGTGGTCCCCAGTTGATGAATGCGACGGAGCCGCTGAAATTCGGCGGTGTTAATCAAATCCATGATAATCTGATCCTGGATGTAAATGTGACTATGCACCGGATCCCGAATCACCTTTTCCTGCTTTAGTTTTTCTGTTTGGGCGTTCATCGCTCCACCTCCGTTTCTTTACCATTATACCGTACTAAACCCAATTCGTCAGACACTCTAGTGGGACGAAGCAAGAATGACGAATACGCATTAAGCAATCGATTAGAAAGGAAGATTATTAATGGTACAATCACAACCAGGTCACCCGGTTCATATCGAGGGGCACACCATCCTCCATCAAGCGGGGGAACAAGAGGAATATAACTTCACGGGCACGGGGCAACTTGTGCAGCTGGGAGAGACCATTTACCTTCGCTTTAACGAACAAAATGAACGCCCGGCGGTGCCAGTGACCTATAAAATTGACGGTGACGAGTCCTTACGGATTAGTCGCCGGGGCGAGAGTCATCTGACGCTTCACCTCAAGCCGGGGCAACGGACGAATAATGTGGACGTAACGCCATACGGCAAATTAGAGTTAGCGGCTGAAACAACGTCGCTACGGCTAGCAATCGACCTAGAACAACGAACCGGGAGCATCGCGGCCGATTACCAAATCTTTACGGATGGTACGGAAGTGGGGAACCACCAGATTCGATTGCATTTTTACCCATAAATTAGTATCATGAAGTATAACGGTAAACTAGAAAGGCGTGTGTCTAATTTGGAACTTAAAAAGCTTGATGAAGCAAACAAAAATGAATTATCAATGATTGAAGTTGCTCATGCGATTTTGGCTGATCACGGGAAAACGATGCAGTTTCCAGATCTAGTGAATGCCATTCAAGCATACACAGGTTTTAGTGACAAAGAAATTAAGGACAAGTTAGTCCAATTTTATTCCGATCTGAACGTAGATGGAAGTTTCATCTCCCTCGGTAACAACGTGTGGGGCTTGCGGACCTGGTATCCTTTTGAATCCGTTGATGAAGCAACGGCGAGTGAGGGTGACGATCAACCGAAAACCAAAAAACGGCACAAAATTAACGCCTTTTTGGCAGATGCTTCTGACGAAGACGACGTGATTGACTACGAAAATGATGACCCCGAAGATGAAGATGACGTGGTTGACTACGATGACGATACCACGGATAACGACGCAGACATTGATTACGATCATGATGATCCGGAAGACGAAGACTTCCATGATGAAATCGATGATGTTGAGGTTGATGACGATGATGACCAAGACGACCACGATGATGATTTAGAAGATTAAACTTGACGGAGTGCTTGATTTTTATTAGTATCGTTCTTGGGCACTTTACAAATTGTAAAGTATACGAATCCAAAGCTCCCCTTTCTGTTTGAGAATGGGGAGCTTTTTTTTATGGTTGGAACGAGTTAATTTAGATGGGAGTCGAAAAACATGACAAAGTACATTTTTGTAACTGGTGGCGTGGTATCCTCACTAGGAAAGGGAATTGTGTCTGCTTCACTCGGACGGTTATTGAAAAATCGAGGCTTGAGTGTGACGGTGCAAAAGTTTGATCCCTACATTAACGTGGACCCAGGAACGATGAATCCGTACCAACACGGCGAGGTGTTTGTGACGGAAGATGGGACCGAAACGGACCTTGATTTGGGCCACTACGAACGGTTTATTGATAACAACTTGAACAAGTATTCCAACGTCACGACGGGGAAAATTTACCAAGAAGTTCTCGATAAAGAACGGCACGGTGATTATCTAGGGGCCACCGTACAGGTGATTCCCCACATTACTGGGATGATTAAAGAAAAGATCGTGCGGGCCGCCACGACAACGGATGCTGACATCGTGATCACCGAAATTGGGGGAACGGTTGGTGACATTGAATCATTGCCGTTCCTAGAAGCCATTCGGGAAATGCGCAACGAAGTGGGCTTTGATAGTAGCTACTACATTCACACCACCTTGGTTCCGTACCTAGAAGCTGCGGGGGAAATGAAGTCTAAACCAACCCAACACAGCGTGAAAGAATTACGAAGCGTGGGGATTCAACCCGATATGCTAGTGTTACGTTCGGAAAAGGAAATCCCAGAAAGCATGAAGAAAAAGATTGCCATGTTCTGTGACGTTAACGAAAAGAGCATTATCGAATCAATTAATGCGCCCAACCTTTATCAATTGCCACTAAGCTTCCAAAGTCAGGGGATGGATGACCAAATCCTAGACCACTTTAAAATTAAGGCACCCGAAGCTGACATGGACGACTGGAAAAAGCTCGAGCACCACATTCGCCACCTCAGTAAAACGGTGAACATTGCGTTAGTCGGAAAATACGTGAAGCTGAAGGATGCTTACATTTCAGTAGATGAAGCGCTTCGGCACGCCGGATATGCGGCCGACGTCGATGTTAAGATTACGAACATTGACGCCGAAAAAATCACGGATGAGAACGTAGCCGACGTATTAGCTGGCTTTGACGGAGTGATTGTGCCCGGCGGTTTTGGTAGTCGGGGCATCGAAGGAATGATTACTGCGATTCGCTACGTGCGTGAAAATGACATTCCGTTCCTGGGGGTTTGCCTAGGGATGCAGGTTACGACGATTGAATACGCGCGTGACGTATTGGGTTATCAAGATGCGAACTCAACGGAATTTGACCATGATACGAAGCACAATGTAATTGATCTCATGGCCGATCAAAACGACGTGTCCGGCATGGGGGGCACCCAACGACTCGGAGCCTACCCAGCTAAGTTAAAACCAGGAACCCAAACCGCTGCGGCTTACGACAATCAACCGGAGATTTCCGAACGGCACCGCCACCGGTATGAATTTAATAACAAATTCCGCCAGGAGTTAGAGGACGCCGGCTTGGTCATTGCCGGGACCTCCCCTGACAACCGGTTGGTAGAAGTGGTGGAAGTTCCGAACAAACAATTTTTTGTGGCGGCGCAGTATCATCCAGAATTCCTGTCGCGGCCGAACCGTCCAGAGGGCCTATTTAAAGCCTTCATTGCTGCTGCCGCTCGCCATCAGCAAGCTGAACCCACCGCATAGATTTTCAAGCTCAATCTAGGTAATGTATTGTAATCTGGCTGTTTTTTACTTATGATTGAAGTCGTGATAATTAAGTAAGATAGCGAGGATTAGATAAAATGAGTATTATGAAAATCCACGGGGGCCGCTCGCTTCACGGAGAAGTGACCATTGGTGGTGCAAAGAACAGTGTGGTCGCGTTAATTCCCGCCGCCGTTCTAGCTGACAGCCCAGTAAAATTTGATATGGTTCCCGACATTTTAGATGTTCATAATTTGATGTTAATTCTCCAATCAATGAATGTATCATCCTACTTTGCGGATGGCGTATTACAAATTGATCCAACTAAAATTCAAACTGGTCAACTACCAAGCAAGGCCATTAAAAAACTGCGAGCCTCCTACTACTTCATGGGAGCTCTGTTAGGGAAGTTTCACCGCGCGGTGATTAGTTTCCCCGGGGGTGATAACATTGGACCCCGACCAATTGACCAACACATTCGGGCCTTTGAAGCCCTCGGGGCGCACGTCACGGAGAGTGGGGACACCGTTTACATTGATGCCACTGAAAACGGGTTAATTGGAGCGCCAATTTTCTTTGAGATGGTTTCCGTCGGCGCCACGATTAATGCCATTTTGGCCGCCACCCGGGCTCAGGGAGTTACCACGATTCATAATGTGGCGCGTGAACCAGAAATCGTGGACGTCGTGGCCTTTTTAAACGAAATGGGTGCTCACATTACGGGCGCTGGAACGGACGTGATTCGGATTGAAGGGGTAGATCATTTAGAAGCCAAGCAAACCCACATGGTGATTCCAGACCGGATTGAGGCTGGGACTTACCTGTCGTTGGCCGCCGCCGTGGGGGAAGGCATTCTGATTAAAAATGTGATTCCACAGCACTTGGAGCCGTTTACCCAAAAGCTCCAGGAGATGGGAGTTGATTTGACCATCAATGACCATGACATCTACGTCAACCAGCCCCAGCAGTTACGGGGCGTGCAGATTCAAACGGCGCCGTTTCCAGCGTTTGCGACCGATTGGCAGCAACCAATTACTCCACTGTTGTTAACCGCACAGAGTGAGAGTGTAATTACCGATACGATTTATCCGCAACGGCAAAAACACGTGGGGCAGTTACAAAAAATGGGGGCACAGATTCGGGTGAACGCTAAGCGTCAAATCATTGTCGAACCCACGCCGCACTTACATGGGTCCGTAGTAGCGGCCGGCGAGATTCGGGCGGGGGCCGCGCTCATGATTGCTGGATTAATGGCTGATGGAGAGACTGTCATTGAAGAAACAGATAACATTTTACGGGGTTACGATAACATTGCCCGGAAGTTAACCGACTTACATGCCGACGTGGAGTTACTACCGAGTTCGGACTAGCGTAGGTTGCACGTCAGCTAGATTAGTGATACACTACAACAGTTGAATTATGCAAAATCAATCTCTGGGTTTTATAAATTCAGGGCAAAGGAGCGAAATTATTATGAAAAAAGGAATTCATCCAGATTTTCATGAAGTAGTTTTCCAAGATTCCGGGACGGGCTTTAAGTTCATCACGGGTTCAACGGCTACTTCAGACCAAACGATCGAAATGGAAGATGGAAAGACGTACCCATTGATCCGGGTTGAAATTTCATCTGATTCGCATCCCTTCTACACTGGGAAGCAAAAGACTGCTCAAGCCGATGGGGCGGTGGACCGTTTCAACAAAAAGTATGGCTTTGCCAACTAATTATTATGTTAAAAAAGCTTCTTCCAAACGGAAGGAGCTTTTTTATTGGTTAAGCTTGGTTAGTTTGCCGTAACGTTTTGGTTTCGTTTAAGACGAGGCACAAATTGATAAAGACCAAGAGGGCCGTGGATAGAAACACACCGGAGTAACCAAATAGGGACGAAACGAGCGAGCCAATCATGGGGCCGGTAAAGTTACCGACGGCTTGAAATGATTGGTTCCAGCTGAAGATGCGTCCGGTTACTTGGGCCGGGGTGTTTTTAGCGATGATGGCCTGCACGGCGGGGAGCATACAAGCATTTGAAACCCCGAGCAAAAAGCGCAGAGCCATTAGTTCCCAAACGTTGGTTACAAAGGCCATCGGAATGTAGAGTAAAATCGCCAGGATAAAGCCGAAGATCATGATTTTTTCCGACCCAATTCGATCACCGATGCCACCCAAACGGGGCGCCGCGACGAGCGTTGAAATCCCAGGCACCGCGGCGACAATCCCACTAAAGAAGGTGACCGCCGGGCTCCCATGCATGATTTGCTTAACGTAGAGAGAGAGAATCGGCGAGATCGAATTATTGGAGGCTTGAATGATCATGGTGGTAATGAACATCCCTAAAATT from Fructilactobacillus ixorae includes the following:
- a CDS encoding ribose-phosphate diphosphokinase, producing the protein MDTKTTESNMKIFALDSNRPLAEKVAAHIGIPLGKASVSHFSDGEIKITIDESVRGDDVYIIQSTSDPVNDNLMELLIMVDALRRASAATINVVIPYYGYARQDRKARSREPITAKLVADMLQTAGITRVVALDLHAAQIQGFFDVPVDHLMGAPLLADYFIQTHLAEDAVVVSPDHGGVSRARALAEFLGAPIAIIDKRRPKANVAKIMNIIGDVQGKRAIMIDDMIDTGGTITQGAQALIDAGACEVYVCCTHPVLSGPATERLAAAPIKQVVVTDSIQLPEAKKIAKIKQISVAPLVGDAILRIDQNRPVSPLFNSRFNYETDEMKHN
- the yidA gene encoding sugar-phosphatase — translated: MTEIKLIAIDIDGTLLNEQNELAPATIKAIKAAHAQGVKIVLCSGRPLAGIRPYLKPLGLSGEHEYAIAFNGAIAEDLTGQIIFATNVHYQDYLEVEMMAREMGVHFQIETNDGIYTTNRDISKYSVYESQLVNLTLHYRTPEEITPDFQIAKLMFIDEPEQIDLANHNLPDSLKQRMSVVKSTPVFLEFMNARAGKGPAVKQLAEKLGLTAANVMAIGDQENDLSMIKYAHTGVAMGNAIADVKEQAQFVTKPNSQDGVAYAINQFVLNAN
- a CDS encoding HD domain-containing protein gives rise to the protein MNAQTEKLKQEKVIRDPVHSHIYIQDQIIMDLINTAEFQRLRRIHQLGTTSLTFPGAEHTRFAHSLGVYEIVRRICNHFQRNYPTQTPNDGLWDDHERLVAECAGLLHDIGHGTYSHTFEHIFKTNHEAITQAIITSEQTEVNQVLRKLGPNFPNQVASVINKTYPNQQVVQMISSQCDADRMDYLLRDSYFTGAQYGNFDLDRILQVMRPYHNGICFKKSGLHAIEYYIVSRYQMYLQVYFHKTSRSMEVILAHLLKRAQLIAQDPGAPADFQPGLLRPFLTGDFAIQRDLTQYLRLDDGVLTTYFANWRDFPDRILADLATRFLDRKPFKSAKFTQQMEPLLPYLQQLVADVGFDPVYYTATDNSYNQPYDVYDPSDPHPNAQIELMERDGSLIELSKASLLVQTITGRDMGDSRFFFPKEMFQPEAAGLFAETATQFQSYIRNDQIINPKESTND
- a CDS encoding DUF1934 domain-containing protein; translated protein: MVQSQPGHPVHIEGHTILHQAGEQEEYNFTGTGQLVQLGETIYLRFNEQNERPAVPVTYKIDGDESLRISRRGESHLTLHLKPGQRTNNVDVTPYGKLELAAETTSLRLAIDLEQRTGSIAADYQIFTDGTEVGNHQIRLHFYP
- the rpoE gene encoding DNA-directed RNA polymerase subunit delta — encoded protein: MELKKLDEANKNELSMIEVAHAILADHGKTMQFPDLVNAIQAYTGFSDKEIKDKLVQFYSDLNVDGSFISLGNNVWGLRTWYPFESVDEATASEGDDQPKTKKRHKINAFLADASDEDDVIDYENDDPEDEDDVVDYDDDTTDNDADIDYDHDDPEDEDFHDEIDDVEVDDDDDQDDHDDDLED
- a CDS encoding CTP synthase, with the protein product MTKYIFVTGGVVSSLGKGIVSASLGRLLKNRGLSVTVQKFDPYINVDPGTMNPYQHGEVFVTEDGTETDLDLGHYERFIDNNLNKYSNVTTGKIYQEVLDKERHGDYLGATVQVIPHITGMIKEKIVRAATTTDADIVITEIGGTVGDIESLPFLEAIREMRNEVGFDSSYYIHTTLVPYLEAAGEMKSKPTQHSVKELRSVGIQPDMLVLRSEKEIPESMKKKIAMFCDVNEKSIIESINAPNLYQLPLSFQSQGMDDQILDHFKIKAPEADMDDWKKLEHHIRHLSKTVNIALVGKYVKLKDAYISVDEALRHAGYAADVDVKITNIDAEKITDENVADVLAGFDGVIVPGGFGSRGIEGMITAIRYVRENDIPFLGVCLGMQVTTIEYARDVLGYQDANSTEFDHDTKHNVIDLMADQNDVSGMGGTQRLGAYPAKLKPGTQTAAAYDNQPEISERHRHRYEFNNKFRQELEDAGLVIAGTSPDNRLVEVVEVPNKQFFVAAQYHPEFLSRPNRPEGLFKAFIAAAARHQQAEPTA
- a CDS encoding UDP-N-acetylglucosamine 1-carboxyvinyltransferase, producing MSIMKIHGGRSLHGEVTIGGAKNSVVALIPAAVLADSPVKFDMVPDILDVHNLMLILQSMNVSSYFADGVLQIDPTKIQTGQLPSKAIKKLRASYYFMGALLGKFHRAVISFPGGDNIGPRPIDQHIRAFEALGAHVTESGDTVYIDATENGLIGAPIFFEMVSVGATINAILAATRAQGVTTIHNVAREPEIVDVVAFLNEMGAHITGAGTDVIRIEGVDHLEAKQTHMVIPDRIEAGTYLSLAAAVGEGILIKNVIPQHLEPFTQKLQEMGVDLTINDHDIYVNQPQQLRGVQIQTAPFPAFATDWQQPITPLLLTAQSESVITDTIYPQRQKHVGQLQKMGAQIRVNAKRQIIVEPTPHLHGSVVAAGEIRAGAALMIAGLMADGETVIEETDNILRGYDNIARKLTDLHADVELLPSSD
- a CDS encoding type B 50S ribosomal protein L31, giving the protein MKKGIHPDFHEVVFQDSGTGFKFITGSTATSDQTIEMEDGKTYPLIRVEISSDSHPFYTGKQKTAQADGAVDRFNKKYGFAN